In the Alteromonas sp. M12 genome, one interval contains:
- a CDS encoding DUF3750 domain-containing protein, giving the protein MKQVILVVFICVLINACSNNSWRTASRESAGIAPNPQLNKNAVIEVYAADAYSWRGWFAVHTWIAIKPENAADYTVYEVVGWRVKSGLPALREYQTPTPDRFWYGAKPEKLLSIQGEKASALIPQVSAAVSRYPWANEYTVFPGPNSNTFPAWVALQVPELELTMPFNAIGSGYAD; this is encoded by the coding sequence ATGAAACAAGTCATATTAGTGGTATTTATTTGTGTGTTGATAAACGCCTGTTCAAATAATAGTTGGCGTACTGCAAGCAGAGAGTCTGCTGGAATTGCTCCGAACCCACAGCTCAATAAGAATGCCGTAATAGAAGTTTACGCAGCAGACGCATATAGCTGGAGAGGCTGGTTTGCGGTACATACTTGGATTGCCATTAAACCAGAAAATGCAGCAGATTATACGGTTTATGAAGTGGTGGGATGGCGTGTCAAAAGTGGGCTTCCTGCATTACGAGAATACCAAACGCCTACCCCAGATCGATTTTGGTATGGAGCAAAACCGGAAAAGTTACTGTCAATTCAAGGAGAAAAGGCCAGTGCCTTGATCCCCCAAGTTTCTGCTGCTGTTAGCCGCTATCCTTGGGCAAATGAATACACGGTTTTTCCAGGTCCAAATAGTAACACCTTTCCTGCATGGGTTGCTTTGCAAGTACCTGAATTGGAACTGACCATGCCATTTAACGCCATTGGCAGTGGGTATGCTGATTAA
- a CDS encoding VIT family protein, giving the protein MDYNHEHKADRIGWIRAVVLGANDGIVSTASLIVGIAASQVAPEHLFIVGLAALVAGAMSMAAGEFVSVSSQTDIEHAEISLEQKHIDRNWAAEEQELANIYIERGLEGDLAMQVAKQLMAKDAIGSHVRDELGITEQSQGNPFQAALFSALSFTAGALLPLVTVLLVSGPLLIPSIVIVSLLSLVLLGSLSANIGGASILKGSLRVLIWGSLAMAVSIGVGYVFQVSG; this is encoded by the coding sequence ATGGACTATAACCATGAACATAAAGCAGACCGAATTGGTTGGATTAGGGCCGTTGTTTTAGGCGCAAATGATGGCATAGTCTCCACCGCAAGTTTGATCGTCGGCATAGCAGCTTCGCAAGTTGCACCAGAGCATTTGTTTATTGTCGGCTTGGCAGCGCTAGTGGCGGGGGCAATGTCTATGGCTGCAGGCGAATTTGTATCTGTGAGTTCACAAACGGATATTGAACATGCAGAAATTTCATTAGAGCAAAAACACATTGATAGAAACTGGGCAGCTGAAGAACAAGAATTGGCTAACATCTATATAGAACGAGGTTTAGAAGGTGATTTGGCCATGCAAGTTGCCAAGCAACTCATGGCTAAAGACGCCATTGGAAGTCATGTTAGGGATGAGCTAGGGATTACCGAACAGTCTCAAGGTAACCCTTTTCAAGCCGCTTTGTTCTCGGCATTGTCTTTTACTGCTGGAGCGCTTTTACCACTAGTGACAGTGCTACTGGTGAGTGGTCCTTTGTTAATCCCTTCGATAGTGATTGTGTCGTTATTGTCTTTGGTATTGTTAGGCAGTTTGTCAGCTAATATTGGTGGAGCTTCCATATTAAAAGGTTCACTACGGGTATTAATCTGGGGTTCGTTAGCCATGGCTGTGTCTATTGGTGTTGGTTACGTCTTCCAAGTATCTGGATAA
- the nhaD gene encoding sodium:proton antiporter NhaD: MFEITIIGLAILALLTIVFEEITHINKAKTTLFLGCLVWCLLFIRGHGSGQAEIESALNENLLEIAKLWLFLMATMTFVAYLNARGLIGAMVNRLLPGELSLRKLTLLVALFALVLSMLCDNITATLVSISIILAFKLEVPEKVKLCVLIIFAVNSGGVVLITGDVTTLMIFSEKHVSIVELLGLILPAISGVVVLALLMSFGKNRRVEATIGSEKFKSLDFVIAGLFFGTICCTMLFNLLFAIPPVLTFLLGLSVMFMIGGMVNKFKYEIHLLDYVRKIQFDTLMFFLGILLIVGSLKEIGVLVWMTNIYFMLDPDYSNYLVGILSAFLDNVPLTAALLKAQPELTNIQWLSLTYAVGVGGSMLVIGSAAGIVAMSRVKELTFVSYSKYIVHLLVAYSVGYALCLVNV, from the coding sequence ATGTTTGAAATCACCATTATCGGTTTGGCTATTTTGGCTTTACTGACCATCGTTTTTGAAGAAATTACTCATATCAATAAAGCAAAAACCACCCTGTTTTTAGGATGTTTAGTGTGGTGCTTGTTGTTCATTCGAGGCCATGGTTCAGGCCAAGCTGAAATAGAAAGTGCATTAAATGAGAATTTATTAGAGATCGCAAAATTGTGGCTGTTTTTAATGGCTACCATGACCTTTGTTGCGTATTTAAATGCCAGGGGCCTGATTGGTGCTATGGTTAATCGACTATTGCCAGGTGAATTGTCATTAAGAAAGCTGACCTTATTAGTGGCACTTTTTGCATTGGTTTTATCCATGCTGTGCGACAACATCACCGCTACCTTAGTGTCGATTAGCATTATTCTGGCGTTTAAGTTGGAAGTGCCAGAAAAAGTAAAACTCTGTGTGTTAATTATATTTGCGGTGAATTCTGGTGGAGTGGTACTGATTACCGGAGATGTCACAACTCTGATGATATTCAGTGAAAAACACGTATCTATTGTCGAACTATTAGGTTTGATTTTACCTGCTATATCAGGTGTGGTTGTGCTTGCATTACTGATGAGTTTTGGTAAAAACCGCCGAGTTGAAGCAACTATCGGCAGTGAAAAATTTAAGTCGCTAGACTTTGTTATTGCCGGATTATTTTTTGGCACTATATGTTGCACCATGCTATTTAATTTACTGTTTGCGATACCCCCTGTTTTGACCTTTTTATTAGGCTTATCGGTGATGTTTATGATCGGCGGTATGGTGAATAAATTTAAGTACGAAATTCATTTATTGGACTACGTGCGCAAAATTCAGTTTGATACTTTAATGTTCTTTCTAGGAATATTATTGATAGTAGGATCGCTCAAAGAAATTGGCGTGTTAGTCTGGATGACAAATATCTACTTTATGTTGGACCCTGATTATTCGAATTATTTGGTTGGAATTTTATCAGCCTTTTTAGATAACGTGCCCTTGACCGCAGCCTTACTTAAAGCCCAGCCTGAATTAACCAATATTCAATGGTTATCGCTTACTTATGCCGTAGGTGTGGGAGGATCAATGTTGGTGATTGGTTCCGCCGCAGGGATAGTAGCCATGAGTCGAGTAAAAGAGCTAACGTTCGTCAGCTACAGTAAATATATCGTACATTTATTGGTTGCTTATAGTGTTGGGTACGCTTTGTGTCTGGTGAATGTATAA
- a CDS encoding MFS transporter: MKKLPVTTVALIVVCLGSFIGPLGMASVNVAIPNLAADLHANAKMVSWLPTLFLLSSVVFMLPFGKLADNYGRKRIYTIGLALNAFTSLMCALGQQIEWVLFWRFAQGAASAMIFGTGVAILTSVTPSHKRGAALGLAAACVYIGLTLAPAIGGLLTEIWSWRAVFLFQVPLILFLLLLIKWGLKGEWKNDEVASFDWRGSFIFAVSSASLVFGFSSVPKLYGFLLLILSVITMIFFVYHQSRHHTPLIRVQMFRESRVFSMSLTTSLLMYGSNFPLAFLLSLYLQVVQGYGPAEAGQILLLQAFAMAILAPMSGRLSDKIQPRFLATIGCAIVACGFLVLSQMTTATGTTYIGGSLLLIGIGFGLFSSPNNNAIMGAVQDRELGVASASLNLARTIGNLLGMSSVNLLVHYYLGDNKIVAEQTPALMNTLSTAFYISLVSVIIATFLSGFRGKAERQTNSSASG; encoded by the coding sequence TTGAAAAAGCTTCCCGTTACCACTGTCGCCCTTATTGTTGTATGTCTCGGTTCTTTTATTGGTCCATTAGGAATGGCATCGGTGAATGTCGCTATCCCCAATTTAGCCGCCGATTTGCACGCAAACGCTAAGATGGTGAGTTGGTTGCCAACCCTATTCCTACTCAGCAGCGTGGTTTTTATGCTGCCGTTTGGCAAGTTGGCAGATAATTACGGTAGGAAGCGAATTTATACCATTGGCTTAGCATTGAATGCCTTTACTTCGCTAATGTGCGCCCTGGGGCAACAAATTGAATGGGTGTTATTTTGGCGCTTTGCTCAAGGTGCTGCTTCGGCGATGATTTTTGGCACTGGGGTCGCGATTCTCACCTCTGTTACCCCTTCTCATAAACGCGGAGCGGCCCTTGGTTTGGCTGCTGCCTGTGTTTATATTGGCCTAACCCTAGCACCAGCTATTGGCGGCTTGCTTACCGAGATTTGGAGTTGGCGGGCTGTATTTTTATTTCAAGTTCCGTTAATCCTGTTTTTGTTGTTGTTAATTAAGTGGGGCTTGAAAGGAGAGTGGAAAAATGACGAAGTCGCTTCATTTGATTGGCGCGGAAGTTTCATTTTTGCGGTGTCTTCAGCTTCTTTAGTTTTCGGCTTTAGCTCTGTTCCAAAACTGTATGGCTTTTTATTGTTGATTTTGTCGGTCATCACTATGATCTTTTTTGTTTATCACCAGAGTCGACACCATACACCGTTAATTCGCGTTCAAATGTTTCGAGAGAGCAGGGTTTTCTCAATGTCGCTGACGACGTCATTATTGATGTACGGCAGTAATTTTCCATTGGCGTTTTTGCTGAGCCTGTATTTACAAGTCGTGCAAGGCTACGGTCCAGCAGAAGCCGGTCAAATATTGTTATTACAAGCATTCGCAATGGCTATATTAGCGCCAATGTCTGGTCGACTGTCCGACAAAATCCAACCTCGATTTTTAGCGACTATAGGATGTGCAATAGTTGCTTGTGGTTTTTTGGTGCTTTCACAAATGACAACGGCTACGGGGACAACTTATATTGGTGGTTCTTTATTATTAATTGGCATTGGTTTCGGTTTGTTTTCCTCCCCCAACAACAATGCCATTATGGGCGCTGTGCAAGATAGAGAGTTAGGCGTTGCCTCCGCATCTTTGAATCTTGCTCGAACAATAGGTAACCTTTTGGGAATGAGTTCGGTTAATTTGTTAGTTCACTATTATCTCGGGGATAATAAAATTGTTGCTGAGCAAACACCTGCCTTAATGAACACTTTATCGACTGCTTTTTACATTTCCTTGGTCAGTGTGATTATCGCTACCTTTCTATCTGGCTTTCGTGGGAAGGCAGAACGGCAGACTAATTCATCGGCATCTGGTTAA
- a CDS encoding ATP-binding protein, whose amino-acid sequence MPLESQENSLEHIREKLTNTVLVATIGFAGVALAGSLSRIPTIGFLPAMWVHIVSTCVLVAFYLFRHRFSNTIKAGLITSLFFIMGVVGIHTFGLSGNGIYLIFAAAIFSSLMLSMGVAVAIAISGGLVLFYYMELVWLNAFEFSVEQSVYGLSVSAWVTSLLTYAFIISIALFLIQHFLHYLQSLLLDKQITIDSQSSKIERSEAIFQTVINHLPYGISWKDKQLRYLGANQAFLEDSKIEHINQLKGKTDFDIADEKQAKKLVNLDRRIIYGNEKSIQYQEKEVSRGNKFKFKEVTHLALQSKKQDLIGVLTSYHDITESKNLELKAERAREIAEKASKTKSQFLANMSHEIRTPINGVLGLLDLCLHTDLNKQQTEYLSRANFSAKLLLQIVNDVLDLSKIEAGHFKLENHHFCFEDILLQVENLFSSQATSKNIKFNTQILGKQNVTLMGDPTRVMQILMNLSSNAVKFTHIGKVDVLVKIVTSDDQAKVKILVTDTGVGIETKSIPKLFNKFTQVDESITRKYGGTGLGLSIVKQLVEAMGSSIIVRSEIGKGTEFSFMLQLPLAKERRVNIARPNFKQNLANKRILLVEDNAINQEVAKSILEQSEAQVTVANNGQESLDILLEEDFDLVLMDVQMPVLDGCSALKILRQNEKWVDLPVIALTANVFAEEVAYYKEIGFTAHLGKPFSRQALLEIVQLYMQPSMLSEQV is encoded by the coding sequence ATGCCTTTAGAATCTCAAGAAAATTCGCTTGAACACATTCGCGAGAAACTAACAAATACTGTGTTGGTGGCTACTATTGGTTTCGCTGGCGTTGCCTTGGCCGGTTCCTTATCTCGCATTCCCACAATTGGTTTTCTCCCCGCTATGTGGGTTCATATTGTCAGCACCTGTGTGTTAGTGGCTTTTTATCTGTTTCGTCATCGCTTCTCAAACACTATTAAAGCTGGTTTGATTACGTCCCTGTTTTTTATTATGGGGGTGGTAGGGATCCATACATTTGGTTTGTCAGGCAACGGCATATATCTTATTTTTGCCGCTGCTATTTTTAGTAGTTTGATGTTAAGTATGGGGGTCGCTGTCGCAATCGCAATTTCTGGCGGCTTGGTGTTATTTTATTATATGGAACTGGTTTGGCTAAATGCTTTTGAGTTTAGTGTAGAACAAAGCGTTTACGGTTTAAGTGTTTCTGCGTGGGTTACATCATTACTGACTTATGCATTTATTATTAGTATTGCGTTGTTTTTGATCCAACACTTTTTACATTATTTACAGTCTTTGCTGCTAGATAAGCAGATCACTATTGATTCTCAAAGTAGTAAAATTGAACGTTCAGAGGCTATCTTTCAAACCGTCATAAATCACCTACCTTACGGCATATCATGGAAGGATAAACAACTAAGATATCTAGGAGCAAATCAAGCGTTTTTGGAAGACTCAAAGATTGAACATATTAATCAATTGAAAGGAAAAACAGACTTTGATATCGCAGATGAAAAACAAGCCAAAAAGCTCGTAAATTTAGATAGACGAATTATCTATGGTAATGAAAAAAGTATCCAGTACCAAGAAAAAGAAGTCAGTAGAGGTAATAAATTCAAGTTTAAAGAAGTGACTCATTTAGCGCTTCAGTCTAAAAAACAAGACCTAATTGGGGTACTCACTTCCTACCATGATATTACGGAAAGTAAAAATTTAGAGCTTAAAGCTGAACGGGCCAGGGAAATCGCTGAGAAGGCAAGCAAAACTAAGTCGCAATTTTTAGCTAATATGTCACACGAAATTCGCACCCCAATCAATGGTGTTTTAGGGTTGTTGGATTTGTGTTTACATACGGATTTGAACAAACAACAAACGGAATATTTATCCCGAGCAAATTTTTCTGCAAAACTGTTGTTACAAATCGTTAATGACGTACTTGATTTATCTAAAATTGAAGCTGGCCACTTTAAATTAGAAAATCATCACTTTTGTTTTGAAGACATTCTATTGCAAGTCGAAAACTTATTTTCGAGTCAGGCAACATCAAAAAATATCAAGTTTAATACACAAATATTAGGCAAACAGAATGTTACCCTTATGGGCGATCCTACTCGTGTCATGCAGATATTAATGAACCTGAGTTCTAATGCTGTGAAGTTCACACATATTGGTAAAGTTGATGTATTAGTCAAGATAGTAACCAGTGACGATCAAGCTAAAGTGAAAATATTAGTAACTGATACTGGTGTTGGAATTGAAACCAAGTCTATTCCCAAGTTGTTTAATAAGTTTACACAAGTGGATGAGAGCATTACAAGGAAATACGGTGGTACAGGACTAGGGCTTTCCATTGTTAAACAATTAGTTGAAGCCATGGGATCTAGCATCATCGTAAGAAGTGAGATAGGTAAGGGGACCGAATTCAGTTTTATGTTGCAGTTGCCTTTAGCAAAAGAACGACGGGTCAATATTGCTAGACCCAACTTCAAACAAAATCTGGCCAACAAACGCATCTTATTGGTGGAAGACAATGCGATTAATCAAGAAGTTGCTAAAAGTATTCTAGAGCAAAGTGAGGCTCAGGTGACAGTAGCAAACAACGGTCAAGAATCACTAGACATATTGCTTGAAGAAGATTTTGATTTAGTTTTAATGGATGTGCAGATGCCGGTTTTAGACGGCTGTAGCGCGCTCAAAATTTTGCGTCAAAATGAAAAGTGGGTTGATTTACCAGTTATTGCTTTAACTGCTAATGTGTTTGCTGAAGAAGTGGCTTATTATAAAGAAATTGGTTTTACCGCCCATCTTGGAAAACCCTTTTCTCGACAGGCATTGTTAGAAATTGTTCAACTATATATGCAACCCAGTATGCTCAGCGAACAGGTATAA
- a CDS encoding protein phosphatase 2C domain-containing protein: MMLQISVGWAQTVGKRDYQQDGVTKLVWPNGFALTVLSDGMGGAVHGEVASQEILRAFNDAFCSSEEEHMDARLQLSLNATNQHLAEYIIENPECNGMGGTLIAAAFTGEHLDYLSVGDSPLWLCRGNSLQRINQDHSKKSELMQLVEEGVMTAEDVAVHPQRNQLTSAVMGYDVDMVDINSIELQVGDIVLLASDGIESIPEQDIATMCHRFNQSDPQILAEHIVGYVDSLDQDYQDNATVMVLKVSQETDSEELTE; the protein is encoded by the coding sequence ATGATGCTACAAATCTCCGTAGGATGGGCTCAAACCGTCGGAAAGCGAGACTATCAGCAAGATGGTGTTACCAAATTGGTTTGGCCCAACGGGTTTGCATTAACTGTTTTATCTGATGGTATGGGCGGTGCGGTTCATGGTGAAGTTGCCAGTCAGGAAATTTTACGAGCCTTTAATGACGCTTTTTGCAGTAGTGAAGAAGAGCACATGGACGCGCGTTTGCAACTAAGTTTAAACGCCACAAATCAACATTTAGCTGAATATATCATCGAAAATCCTGAATGCAACGGCATGGGCGGGACGCTAATCGCGGCGGCATTTACAGGCGAACATTTGGATTATCTGAGTGTTGGAGATAGCCCTTTATGGCTGTGTCGAGGCAATTCCCTGCAACGCATAAATCAAGACCATTCAAAAAAATCTGAATTAATGCAGTTGGTTGAAGAAGGCGTGATGACTGCCGAAGACGTTGCCGTTCATCCCCAGCGCAATCAATTAACTTCTGCGGTGATGGGTTATGACGTCGACATGGTTGACATCAATAGCATTGAACTGCAAGTCGGCGACATTGTGCTTTTAGCCAGTGATGGGATAGAGAGTATTCCTGAACAGGATATTGCCACTATGTGTCATCGATTTAATCAATCTGATCCGCAAATATTGGCGGAACATATTGTGGGATATGTGGATAGTCTTGATCAAGATTATCAAGATAATGCAACGGTAATGGTATTAAAAGTTTCTCAGGAAACTGACTCGGAAGAATTAACAGAATAA
- a CDS encoding MotA/TolQ/ExbB proton channel family protein, with amino-acid sequence MTSLEKEESYYRLVVLLAMSFIALVIIIIGFVLTDKQPEISTEMRLADILFDRSGPSYPFTIQNVMWVFFFVCAGEIWVRWQRATQEINQINRGLISDDEDALYRPKDLGPIYQAIKADNLGSRFYLQRLIKRIILQFQLSRSTEQANNLMNSSLELMQHEVDLKYTMVRYLVWLIPTLGFIGTVIGIAMALSSAGDMPPLSDSDAIKGWVAVITIKLGVAFNTTLLALIMSAALVFFMHLAQGREEKALNLVGQYCLDRLVNRLIAAD; translated from the coding sequence ATGACCAGTTTGGAGAAAGAAGAATCTTACTATCGTCTGGTTGTGTTACTGGCAATGTCTTTCATTGCTTTAGTAATCATTATTATCGGCTTTGTACTGACCGATAAGCAGCCGGAAATCAGCACAGAAATGCGCTTAGCTGATATTCTTTTTGACCGCAGTGGTCCTTCTTATCCCTTTACTATTCAGAATGTAATGTGGGTGTTTTTCTTTGTTTGTGCTGGCGAGATTTGGGTACGCTGGCAAAGGGCAACCCAAGAAATAAATCAAATAAACCGCGGTTTAATCAGTGATGATGAAGATGCTCTTTATCGGCCCAAAGACTTAGGTCCAATATATCAAGCTATTAAAGCTGATAACCTTGGCAGTCGTTTTTACCTGCAACGCTTAATTAAACGAATTATTTTACAGTTTCAACTTTCCCGCAGCACAGAACAAGCTAACAATCTTATGAATTCCTCTTTGGAGTTAATGCAACACGAAGTCGATTTAAAGTACACCATGGTGCGTTACTTAGTTTGGCTTATTCCTACATTAGGCTTTATTGGCACCGTGATAGGTATCGCAATGGCATTGTCCAGTGCGGGTGATATGCCACCATTATCCGATTCTGATGCGATCAAAGGGTGGGTTGCCGTCATCACTATTAAGCTTGGCGTTGCTTTCAATACAACATTATTAGCGCTAATTATGTCTGCGGCGTTAGTATTTTTTATGCATCTGGCCCAAGGACGAGAAGAAAAAGCGTTAAATCTGGTTGGCCAGTATTGTTTAGACAGATTAGTAAACCGCTTAATCGCGGCAGATTAA
- a CDS encoding FHA domain-containing protein: MFTSDTVISVGRCAQTNDVHINDPSVSRNHLQLRINSLDFIEVRDCGSSYGSFYWEGSQWLQFDVVTLSANDYIVVGETKLRIMEIMIAYQIKSRSRGI, translated from the coding sequence ATGTTTACTAGTGACACTGTCATAAGTGTGGGTCGTTGCGCGCAAACAAATGACGTTCATATTAATGATCCCAGTGTTTCTCGTAACCACTTACAACTAAGAATCAATAGTCTAGACTTTATTGAAGTCAGAGATTGTGGCTCATCATATGGATCATTTTATTGGGAAGGGAGTCAATGGCTTCAATTTGACGTAGTGACGTTAAGCGCCAACGATTATATCGTGGTTGGTGAGACGAAACTTCGCATAATGGAAATCATGATCGCATATCAAATTAAGAGCAGGAGCCGTGGTATATGA
- a CDS encoding ferredoxin--NADP reductase yields MGYLNNLVVGELSLRNLVKEQVTHVHHWNDSLFTFKTTRQKSLTFENGQFIMIGLEVEGKPLMRAYSIASANYEDELEFFSIKVPDGALTSKLQMIQTGDEVMLSTRPTGTLVSGYLMPGKHLYLLCTGTGLAPFMSIIRDPDIYEQFDKIILVHGVREVSELAYQTEIEYDLPNNPYFGDLVKQKLLYYPTVTREKYQYNSLKTEDGLKPHQGRITHLLATNELTQNLNMPNVNPDNDRFMMCGNDAMLQDLMQMLNQQGFTKATSRKQGHYVIEQAFIEK; encoded by the coding sequence ATGGGATACTTAAACAATCTTGTAGTAGGAGAATTATCTTTGCGAAATCTGGTTAAAGAGCAAGTGACCCACGTTCATCATTGGAACGACAGTTTATTTACGTTTAAAACAACCCGTCAGAAATCCTTAACCTTTGAAAACGGACAATTCATCATGATTGGCTTAGAGGTAGAAGGTAAACCCTTGATGCGCGCATATAGTATTGCCAGTGCAAATTATGAAGATGAGTTAGAGTTTTTCAGTATTAAAGTACCTGACGGTGCACTGACATCTAAACTGCAAATGATACAAACTGGTGACGAAGTAATGTTAAGTACAAGACCCACAGGCACCTTAGTCAGTGGTTATTTGATGCCTGGCAAACACCTTTATTTGCTCTGTACAGGCACAGGATTAGCGCCTTTTATGAGTATTATTCGAGATCCAGACATTTACGAACAATTTGATAAAATCATTTTGGTCCATGGTGTGCGCGAAGTTTCCGAGTTGGCCTATCAAACTGAAATTGAATATGACTTACCTAACAACCCGTATTTTGGTGATTTAGTGAAGCAAAAGTTACTTTACTACCCTACTGTTACCCGCGAAAAGTACCAATACAACAGTTTGAAAACTGAAGATGGGCTCAAACCACATCAGGGCAGAATTACCCATTTATTAGCGACCAATGAACTCACCCAAAACCTAAATATGCCTAACGTCAACCCAGACAATGATCGATTCATGATGTGCGGTAATGATGCTATGTTGCAGGACTTAATGCAGATGTTAAATCAACAAGGTTTTACAAAAGCCACGTCCCGCAAGCAAGGTCATTATGTTATTGAGCAAGCGTTTATTGAAAAATAA
- a CDS encoding FHA domain-containing protein, whose translation MSFRRGPDGKPIEIESSFVKNDNKPTQSGPDGGTKPPQGQFGGQASKPKEGATQPPNVDLFNHMKSSGPAMRPGGVAVPPEPPTRPPNMPGEDNAAGNSPENAIPPGGQQAASRPVVEEPKTSINFGGASAGASVGGNASQASAESFVCGWLVVVDGPGKGKSVVVGPGQSAISRSPTERITLNFGDTSITSKQQLLVIYDDENREFIVAPGNGSSLNRVNGQIVAGQTVLQTGSLLKVGATTLRFVAFCDQNFNWE comes from the coding sequence ATGAGCTTTAGACGTGGTCCAGATGGGAAACCAATCGAAATCGAATCAAGCTTTGTTAAAAATGATAATAAACCAACGCAATCGGGACCTGATGGCGGCACTAAACCGCCGCAAGGTCAGTTTGGTGGCCAAGCCAGTAAGCCAAAAGAAGGGGCGACACAACCGCCCAATGTCGATTTATTTAATCATATGAAATCCTCTGGTCCTGCGATGCGTCCAGGCGGAGTGGCGGTTCCACCTGAACCGCCTACACGACCACCTAATATGCCAGGGGAAGATAACGCCGCTGGAAATTCGCCGGAAAACGCTATTCCGCCAGGCGGACAACAAGCGGCTTCTAGACCTGTGGTAGAGGAACCTAAAACCTCAATTAACTTTGGGGGAGCCAGCGCAGGGGCAAGTGTCGGTGGCAATGCTTCGCAGGCCAGTGCTGAATCTTTTGTATGCGGCTGGTTGGTAGTGGTTGATGGTCCAGGTAAAGGTAAAAGTGTGGTCGTAGGCCCAGGCCAAAGTGCCATATCTCGCTCACCCACTGAGCGCATTACTTTAAACTTTGGCGACACTTCTATTACTTCTAAACAGCAGTTATTAGTTATATATGACGATGAAAATCGCGAGTTTATAGTGGCTCCCGGTAATGGCTCGAGCTTGAATCGAGTGAATGGACAAATTGTCGCAGGCCAGACTGTATTGCAGACAGGAAGCCTATTAAAAGTCGGCGCCACGACCTTAAGGTTTGTAGCGTTTTGCGACCAAAATTTTAATTGGGAATAA